The following proteins are encoded in a genomic region of Vulpes vulpes isolate BD-2025 chromosome X, VulVul3, whole genome shotgun sequence:
- the PABIR2 gene encoding PABIR family member 2 isoform X1: MAQEKMELDFEPDTSDGGTLRRSSSAPLIHGLSDLSQVFQPYTFRTRRNSTTIMSRHNLLLSSSPNRVPSSRLHQIKREEGMDMMNRETAHEREVQTAMQISQSWDESLSLSDSDFEKPEKLYSPKRIDFTPVSPAPSPTRGFGKQCFSPSLQMFVSSSGLPPSPVPSPRRFTNKRSQSPVKCIRPSVLGPLKRKGEMETESQPKRLFQGTTSMLSPEAAQLSDLSSCSDILDGSSSSSGLSSDSLAKGSTTAESPVACSNSCSPFILMDDLSPK; encoded by the exons ATGGCTCAGGAGAAAATGGAGCTGGACTTTGAGCCTGACACATCCGATGGGGGCACCCTGAGGAGATCCAGCAGCGCTCCCCTGATCCATGGGCTCAG tgatcTTTCACAGGTTTTTCAACCTTATACATTTAGAACTCGGAGGAATAGTACAACAATTATGAGCCGTCATAACCTG TTGCTGTCGTCCTCCCCTAATCGTGTTCCTAGTAGCCGACTGCATCAGATCAAAAGG GAGGAAGGCATGGATATGATGAACAGGGAAACAGCACACGAACG ggaaGTGCAGACAGCGATGCAGATAAGCCAATCATGGGATGAGAGCTTGAGCTTG AGTGACAGCGATTTTGAGAAGCCGGAGAAACTATATTCTCCTAAAAGGATTGACTTCACTCCAGTTTCTCCGGCACCATCACCCACCAGAGGATTTGGAAAG CAATGTTTTTCACCATCCTTACAAATGTTTGTGAGCAGCAGTGGGCTGCCACCAAGTCCTGTTCCTAGTCCAAGACGCTTTACCAA cAAGAGGAGTCAGAGTCCAGTCAAATGTATCAGGCCCAGTGTTCTTGGTCCCCTGAAAAGAAAAG GTGAAATGGAGACGGAAAGCCAGCCCAAGAGGCTCTTCCAAGGCACTACCAGTATGCTGTCTCCGGAGGCTGCTCAACTGTCTGATCTCAGTTCAtg TTCAGATATTTTGGATGGCAGTAGTAGCAGCAGTGGCTTATCCTCAGACTCACTGGCTAAAGGCAGCACAACCGCAGAGTCTCCAGTAGCATGCTCCAATTCATGCTCTCCGTTCATCTTGATGGATGATCTCTCACCCAAGTGA
- the PABIR2 gene encoding PABIR family member 2 isoform X2 has translation MAQEKMELDFEPDTSDGGTLRRSSSAPLIHGLSDLSQVFQPYTFRTRRNSTTIMSRHNLLLSSSPNRVPSSRLHQIKREEGMDMMNRETAHEREVQTAMQISQSWDESLSLSDSDFEKPEKLYSPKRIDFTPVSPAPSPTRGFGKQCFSPSLQMFVSSSGLPPSPVPSPRRFTNKRSQSPVKCIRPSVLGPLKRKGEMETESQPKRLFQGTTSMLSPEAAQLSDLSSWWCYQGEEIPALTRCVEHLQMNE, from the exons ATGGCTCAGGAGAAAATGGAGCTGGACTTTGAGCCTGACACATCCGATGGGGGCACCCTGAGGAGATCCAGCAGCGCTCCCCTGATCCATGGGCTCAG tgatcTTTCACAGGTTTTTCAACCTTATACATTTAGAACTCGGAGGAATAGTACAACAATTATGAGCCGTCATAACCTG TTGCTGTCGTCCTCCCCTAATCGTGTTCCTAGTAGCCGACTGCATCAGATCAAAAGG GAGGAAGGCATGGATATGATGAACAGGGAAACAGCACACGAACG ggaaGTGCAGACAGCGATGCAGATAAGCCAATCATGGGATGAGAGCTTGAGCTTG AGTGACAGCGATTTTGAGAAGCCGGAGAAACTATATTCTCCTAAAAGGATTGACTTCACTCCAGTTTCTCCGGCACCATCACCCACCAGAGGATTTGGAAAG CAATGTTTTTCACCATCCTTACAAATGTTTGTGAGCAGCAGTGGGCTGCCACCAAGTCCTGTTCCTAGTCCAAGACGCTTTACCAA cAAGAGGAGTCAGAGTCCAGTCAAATGTATCAGGCCCAGTGTTCTTGGTCCCCTGAAAAGAAAAG GTGAAATGGAGACGGAAAGCCAGCCCAAGAGGCTCTTCCAAGGCACTACCAGTATGCTGTCTCCGGAGGCTGCTCAACTGTCTGATCTCAGTTCAtg GTGGTGTTATCAAGGAGAAGAAATTCCTGCCTTGACCAGATGTGTGGAGCAtctacaaatgaatgaataa